The following are from one region of the Mus caroli chromosome 13, CAROLI_EIJ_v1.1, whole genome shotgun sequence genome:
- the LOC110308587 gene encoding prolactin-2B1, with the protein MLLSSAQMLSSRASCLFLVSYLLLWENVVFTSTCAEKDDTIQDSLEKLLTLTTFMSHVVSSETAKLFTEFNNQYDQGKRYNDRIPGTCHTEFFDTPVNKEQSLGRSPGTLLTLVHSLLNSWKNALNHLVNEMSAMQGDPSSLISKAREIQAKFDELTTGVKIVQNMIGEREIETYPAWSGLASLQSSNEDVRCFSFQTLIRCLLRDSRKVNTYLEVIKYKMVDQNNC; encoded by the exons ATGCTACTGTCTTCGGCTCAAATGCTTTCCT CAAGGGCATCATGCCTGTTCCTGGTGTCCTACCTGCTTTTGTGGGAGAATGTAGTCTTTACATCCACCTGTGCTGAGAAGGATGACACCATCCAGGACTCCTTAGAAAAACTTCTTACATTGACAACCTTTATGTCTCACGTTGTCAGTAGTGAAACTGCAAAACTCTTCACCGAATTT AATAATCAGTATGACCAGGGCAAGAGATACAATGACAGAATCCCTGGGACTTGTCACACTGAGTTTTTTGATACTCCAGTAAACAAGGAGCAATCTCTAGGAAGAAGT CCAGGAACACTATTGACATTGGTACACAGTCTATTGAATTCTTGGAAGAACGCTCTGAATCATCTTGTGAATGAAATGTCTGCAATGCAAGGAGACCCTTCTTCTCTTATCTCCAAAGCCAGAGAAATTCAGGCAAAATTTGATGAACTCACGACAGGTGTTAAAATAGTTCAAAACATG attggagagagagagattgagacatACCCTGCCTGGTCTGGACTGGCATCTTTGCAGTCAAGCAATGAAGATGTTCGCTGCTTTTCTTTTCAAACCCTGATCCGCTGCCTGCTCAGAGATTCTCGAAAAGTAAATACTTACCTTGAGGTCATCAAATACAAAATGGTTGATCAAAACAACTGCTAA